The Diadema setosum chromosome 4, eeDiaSeto1, whole genome shotgun sequence genome window below encodes:
- the LOC140227669 gene encoding uncharacterized protein CG3556-like has product MAHAHESPNTSQDLVQRLQAAQWLASDWLLDERRSDWGWNFVSTGSAILSLHLANETWKNHPLSMESQLSVKQLEIEVLRDISHIKHLREMPLGQLAYYAMALYATCRNPSNFHGHGLVHHIHHRVATLRANETHNFFPYSLALLALCSSEGEIPTSALQTLREAQLESGCFRMGIDVTSMAVMAMSCMRSQFNNIEQLSLLRQMTENATECILQHQNSDGGFSASIGTNIISTALAAQALIASGTSPARWLCNSTITVILDAQQEDGDFGSQGGTIQILPLLSNRHHGSLTEIDHECPTHDTLEVISFISRHDETISVNLQIHRVDGNVTLTDDPLVVTAIPGENLFRVMERARQINDLQFESRMTQFGNHIFTINNVENDNTRGFYWFIYEVLENGDLEAAQTGTDGIYPDHNAVYRWVYRKYVSR; this is encoded by the exons ATGGCTCATGCCCATGAGA GCCCCAACACCAGCCAAGACCTGGTCCAGAGGCTCCAGGCTGCCCAGTGGCTCGCCTCTGATTGGCTGCTGGATGAGCGGAGGTCGGACTGGGGATGGAATTTTGTGAGCACGGGGTCGGCCATCTTGTCTCTCCATCTGGCCAACGAGACGTGGAAAAACCACCCCCTTTCCATGGAGAGCCAGTTGAGTGTCAAGCAGCTGGAGATAGAGGTGCTGCGTGACATTTCTCACAT aaaacaCCTGAGAGAGATGCCACTGGGTCAGCTGGCATACTATGCCATGGCTCTGTACGCCACCTGTCGCAATCCCTCAAACTTCCACGGCCACGGCCTCGTGCATCACATTCACCACCGTGTCGCTACTCTCCGGGCCAACGAGACGCACAACTTCTTCCCGTACTCCCTTGCGCTGCTGGCACTGTGCAGCTCCGAGGGCGAGATCCCAACCAGTGCTCTACAGACCCTTAGAGAAGCTCAGCTGGAGAGTGGATGCTTCCGAATGGGAATCG ACGTCACATCCATGGCTGTTATGGCCATGTCCTGCATGAGGTCACAGTTTAACAACATTGAGCAGCTCAGCCTCTTGCGGCAGATGACGGAGAATGCGACAGAGTGCATACTGCAGCACCAGAATTCAGACGGAGGGTTCAGTGCCTCGATTGGCACCAACATAATCAGTACTGCCCTCGCAGCCCAG GCCCTAATCGCCAGTGGAACGTCGCCAGCAAGATGGCTCTGCAACAGCACCATCACTGTCATCCTGGATGCTCAGCAGGAGGACGGTGACTTCGGCAGCCAAGGTGGCACCATCCAGATCCTCCCGTTGCTTAGCAACCGTCACCATGGCAGCCTGACAGAGATTGACCATGAGTGCCCCACCCATG ACACCCTTGAGGTGATCTCTTTTATCAGCCGTCATGACGAGACCATCTCCGTGAATCTCCAGATCCACCGGGTCGACGGCAACGTCACCCTGACAGATGACCCTCTGGTTGTCACGGCGATCCCGGGAGAGAACCTGTTCCGCGTTATGGAACGTGCAAGGCAGATCAATGATTTGCA GTTTGAGTCAAGGATGACCCAGTTTGGCAACCACATCTTCACCATCAACAATGTCGAGAATGACAACACTCGCGGATTCTACTGGTTTATCTATGAGGTTCTCGAGAATGGAGACCTTGAAGCAGCACAAACAG GTACGGATGGAATTTACCCAGACCACAACGCAGTGTATCGATGGGTGTATCGTAAATATGTGTCCCGTTAA
- the LOC140226971 gene encoding coiled-coil-helix-coiled-coil-helix domain-containing protein 2-like, whose protein sequence is MPRGGRSRGRSFSPVRSAPPRTVAQPAPVPQRAPVPAQQPAMGVGQPRQPGLLGQMAATAGGVAIGSAVGHAVGHAMTGGGGHHQPDVTYQEQPQQQQQQRNPCQYELERFMQCADTQSDLSLCDAFIMVLKDCKRANGLA, encoded by the exons ATGCCTAGAGGAGGAAGAAGTCGAGGACGGTCATTCTCTCCAGTGAG GTCTGCTCCTCCAAGGACAGTGGCACAGCCAGCTCCTGTGCCCCAGAGAGCTCCTGTACCAGCCCAGCAGCCAGCCATGGGTGTGGGTCAGCCAAGGCAGCCAGGGCTACTGGGCCAGATGGCAGCCACCGCTGGAGGTGTAGCAATTGGGTCAGCCGTG GGTCATGCAGTTGGCCATGCCATGACCGGAGGCGGAGGTCACCACCAACCGGACGTCACGTATCAGGAGCAGccccagcagcagcagcagcagcgaaATCCTTGCCAGTATGAGCTGGAGCGATTCATGCAGTGTGCAGACACCCAGAGCGACCTCAGTTTATGTGATGCCTTCATCATGGTCCTCAAGGACTGTAAGAGGGCAAATG GTCTGGCGTAG